In a genomic window of Theropithecus gelada isolate Dixy chromosome 15, Tgel_1.0, whole genome shotgun sequence:
- the LOC112607737 gene encoding putative uncharacterized protein SPANXA2-OT1, protein FFLSFFLSLSLSLSFSLFLLSLCHSGWSAVAPSQLTASSASRVHAILLPQPPE, encoded by the exons ttctttctttctttctttctctctctctctctctctctctctttctctctctttcttctttct ctctgtcactcaggctggagtgcagtggcaccatctcagctcactgcaagctctgcctcccgggttcatgccattctcctacctcagcctcctgagtag